Sequence from the Bremerella volcania genome:
CGTCCGGCTCGCGATGGCACAATGCTACCTGGACCCATGTGGCCCACGGATGCCGCGAGGCCTCTGGCGTACGAGCGGGCGAATCAAATTGGAATACGCTACAGCCTTCCTGACGGGCAGCTTTCTTCTGTTCCTCGAGATCATTGGCCAGGCCAATCAGCCGAAAGTTACGGCGAGGCGAATAACGAAGCCGCGTCGAGAACGAGAAACAAGGGCGTATCGATACCGGTAAAAGATTGAAAAAGACCGTCAGGAAACGATCGTTGTATCCGCCGGTGAACAGCAGCTTCTTCGACGTCATCGCATGGTGCGTCCAAGCCACCAGCGATTGTTGTTGAACAGGGGAATCAAAGAATCGAATAAGCCCCGCATCGACCGGCGCACCTGAGGGGAGCATCTTCAGCGAAGGAAGATCAGACGGAAGCTTTGCCCCTGGTCGTAAATCGTGAATTGCCAGCGCCGCCGATAGAACGCGAAACGGGTCGTTCTGGAACTTCCGGAACGCGTCGGCATCGAGCACAAAGCAGTGGGTATAAACCTGGCGTCCGCCGCGTCCGCTGTACTCGGCCGATCCGAGGACCGTTCGTGATATACAGAACTTGCGGTCTCCTAGCGGATGAAAATTCAAGCTGACGTCCGTCGGGTCGTCGACGATCATCGAATCGTGGGCCGGCCCCCAAACGGCCAGTTGCCGGGCATCTTCGCTACTGATGCCAGGGCTCCAGGCAACCAGTTGATAGCCGTCTTTGGAAGATGTTTGAGCCGAAGTAAAGATTGCCTGTTCGACGGCAACCGTTCCCGAAGGATGACTTGGCCTGGGTGGTGCGACTTGAAGATCTTTAGGAGAGAGCGGAGCCATGGGTTGCGACCAACTATATTTTGCGTACGAGCCATTCAAACGGTTCTACAATGCCGCGCGGCTCAATCCGCAGCGGTACTGCTGACGTTCCTTCGCCTGGTTCTTCGCGGAAGCCGACCGACCCGGCCACGCCGGAAGCAAAAAATCCGTAGTTCGTAAAACGCTGTTGAACCTGTTGCCACAGATTCGGCGTCTTCTCTCGGGCATACAGTTCGGGATTGTCGAAACAGGGCTCACAGCGATCGGCCTTGGAGAAGACAATCGCGACCGGCCGGGTGCTTTTTCCGCGACTATGGCGACTGTCTTGCTCGCTGAGGTAGGTGATCAACTTCATCAGGAAATAGTTTTGTTCGGCTCCTCCTCGCTCGATCCGATCGGTATCGGCAAGCAGAATCACGGCCGAGCATTTTTCCAGGAACGAGTGAATGGCCGGATAGGCATTGGGGTGGTCGATCTCTTCCAAGATCGCTTCCCCAGCCATATCCGGCATGATCAGTTCCATGGGGTTCTTCTTCGAGTTGACCTTGGCCTGGCAGTGCACCCAGTTCCAGCGATCCGGCTCGTTGGGGGTTTTTTCAGGGAAGCGGCAGTTGGACAAAGCCATCATCGTCCGCTGCTGCAGCGTGATCGAAAACGCACCGCGGGCCAGCACTTGCACGCGGCCATTCTGCCGAGTGAGCATATCCAACAGCATGCCCAGGTAAACGGTCTTGCCTGCGGCGGCCGTTCCCAAAACGGCAACCATCTGGGGACGAACCCCTTGGGTGCGTGCTTGATGCGACAAGGCAAGCGGCGCGGCGCAGTGCCGACATAGTTCGGTGTTGTAGTTGTTATCGACGCCGCAAATGTAGCAGGCCAACGGTACGGCGCATTCCGCAAGTCGATACGAATCCATAGCTACGAGGACACGCTTGGTCATTGGGCCACCTCAGCAAGTTCTTGAGTTTCGACCTGGGCCGGGTGCTCCTCGGCTTGCATCGACTGGTCAGGGATCAGATCACAAATTCCAATAGCACAGCGAAATCCGACGTTTCGTTTTCGAGCGACCGCCTTGTCGCCACTTTGAAAATCACAGGTGGCCTGGGTCTCGAAATAAGTATCGAAAGCCCCGCCGCGAATACTTCGCATTGATGCGTCGAGCACCAATGGTGAACTGCTCGATTGCCAGGCACCGAAGCGGCTGGACGTCCATTCCCAGACGTTGCCGATTAATTGATTCGCGCCACCGACGCTCATTCCTTCGTCGTACTTTTCAACCGGAACCGTTGCCCCATGACCGCTTCCCCAGAGGTTGCATTTGTTCTGATCGAATGCTTCACCCCAAGGGAATTTGCGCTGGATCGGACGGGCACCTGGTAGCGGAACCGGCCAGCTGCCAGACTTGACCCATTCGGGATCGGTTGGCAGACGTTTCCCTACCCAACGCGCGTAGGCAGCCGCTTCGTACCAGCACACGCCGACCACGGGATGCTGGGCTTGTCCAGAAAGGTATTTGCCGTTCTTCCAGAAGCGTGGGCCTGGCTCGCCGGTGAGATCGACGAAGTCGAGCAGTGCCGGAACGATTTCCGGATCCCACAGCGAGATCTGCTCGTAACCGCCGTTCTCGACGAAGCGTAAGTATTGTTCGTTGGTGACCTGGTAACGATCGAGATAGAAGCCTTCGACCTGCACGATCCGGCCGTCGAGATGATCGGGCAAGTCAGGAGAATCATTGGCTCCCTTGCCGACGATTGTTTCACCGCCGGGAACGAGCGTCATCTCGTCGTCGAGCATGTTCTGAGCACGCTCTAACAATTTAGGCGGAATGCTTTCGGCAATCTGCGGGCGCAAGAGCAACGTGTAACGACCTTGATCGAGCATTTTTCGAGCAAGGGATTGCGAGTCTTTGGCATTGCCATTGTCCGTTGGCGGAGCCGATTTTCG
This genomic interval carries:
- a CDS encoding GAP1-N2 domain-containing protein yields the protein MAPLSPKDLQVAPPRPSHPSGTVAVEQAIFTSAQTSSKDGYQLVAWSPGISSEDARQLAVWGPAHDSMIVDDPTDVSLNFHPLGDRKFCISRTVLGSAEYSGRGGRQVYTHCFVLDADAFRKFQNDPFRVLSAALAIHDLRPGAKLPSDLPSLKMLPSGAPVDAGLIRFFDSPVQQQSLVAWTHHAMTSKKLLFTGGYNDRFLTVFFNLLPVSIRPCFSFSTRLRYSPRRNFRLIGLANDLEEQKKAARQEGCSVFQFDSPARTPEASRHPWATWVQVALCHREPDEAARLIGEVPLTTRLEDLSAIGNRLRVAMSGKRIKEAATAPVASAPVVIPEENTDRDELLVLVERALEGDVTALERLNATWCAQPDRQLEALRQDCARHFVSLSKEKKFEPGSKGAIAVEILSLILRVSP
- a CDS encoding formylglycine-generating enzyme family protein; the encoded protein is MNRYVVGGAGVASVVVLMSLTWLFGSFFWALSTTVLIAAIGGGFFVYRKFTQKFTTLPSPSSSNSEKSPSRKSAPPTDNGNAKDSQSLARKMLDQGRYTLLLRPQIAESIPPKLLERAQNMLDDEMTLVPGGETIVGKGANDSPDLPDHLDGRIVQVEGFYLDRYQVTNEQYLRFVENGGYEQISLWDPEIVPALLDFVDLTGEPGPRFWKNGKYLSGQAQHPVVGVCWYEAAAYARWVGKRLPTDPEWVKSGSWPVPLPGARPIQRKFPWGEAFDQNKCNLWGSGHGATVPVEKYDEGMSVGGANQLIGNVWEWTSSRFGAWQSSSSPLVLDASMRSIRGGAFDTYFETQATCDFQSGDKAVARKRNVGFRCAIGICDLIPDQSMQAEEHPAQVETQELAEVAQ
- a CDS encoding TRAFAC clade GTPase domain-containing protein, producing the protein MTKRVLVAMDSYRLAECAVPLACYICGVDNNYNTELCRHCAAPLALSHQARTQGVRPQMVAVLGTAAAGKTVYLGMLLDMLTRQNGRVQVLARGAFSITLQQRTMMALSNCRFPEKTPNEPDRWNWVHCQAKVNSKKNPMELIMPDMAGEAILEEIDHPNAYPAIHSFLEKCSAVILLADTDRIERGGAEQNYFLMKLITYLSEQDSRHSRGKSTRPVAIVFSKADRCEPCFDNPELYAREKTPNLWQQVQQRFTNYGFFASGVAGSVGFREEPGEGTSAVPLRIEPRGIVEPFEWLVRKI